A stretch of the Xylocopa sonorina isolate GNS202 chromosome 12, iyXylSono1_principal, whole genome shotgun sequence genome encodes the following:
- the Pasha gene encoding microprocessor complex subunit partner of drosha: MDTDKEVPEEIPESSATSRYENMSETILNNQQSISEINADNQSRMSDKSHYSDAMEEETASIDDTNIYNGSTTENSIMECNTDSIAATDDLRQFDVLDDLERHPDQNCSDMDSDTNESMDSDVPDEEIEAMLEEGLPEEFKGKRKDKKDSVPYEEKEKLVLDEIGHNHFDVLPEGWVQVTHNSGMPLYLHKQSRVCTLAKPYFLGPGSVRKHEVPVSAIPCLQYKRALHEEEEERKKQKERDPNAEVCSLPSAKIETIQENRAAHSLDSEQLRNYCQSLFRFKAIKVMRFQSWSARRKFTKNKKHRKQLERPTLPDGTKLITFPVSSSGLAGSSGSNTGDDSSGQRPPKHWIMNPSGKSYVCILHEYVQHALKKQPTYKFKELENAATPYSAVVCINDMEYGSGFGSSKKQAKANAARKTLEILIPQMRDKISGDNGGDTASGNNSRMIKASRANSDADLSFFDEISITDPRVAEFCAKTTEPSPHAILITCLQRNYGLGDMHINYSVNTLKHQRNEFTMRVGKHEATVVCRNKKDGKQRAAQAILQLMHPHIQSWGSLLRLYGSRSVKSFKEKKQLEQEITLLQGKAAVNQPNHAILSKLRQEMRKLAEQRQAIQPIGKFVPPDLPTGSAANLNNVDL, from the exons ATGGACACGGATAAAGAAGTTCCTGAAGAAATCCCCGAATCAAGTGCGACTTCTCGATATGAAAATATGAGCGAAACAATTTTAAATAATCAACAGAGCATATCGGAGATAAATGCTGATAATCAAAGTAGAATGTCTGATAAAAGTCATTACAGTGATGCAATGGAGGAAGAGACTGCATCTATCGATGatacaaatatatataatgGTTCTACCACTGAAAACAGTATTATGGAATGTAATACAGACAGTATTGCTGCTACTGATGATTTGAGACAGTTTGACGTTTTGGATGATTTAGAACGTCATCCTGATCAGAACTGTTCCGATATGGATTCTGATACCAATGAAAGTATGGATTCTGATGTACCTGATGAAGAAATTGAAGCCATGCTTGAAGAAG GTTTACCAGAAGAATTTAAAGGCAAAAGAAAAGACAAGAAGGATAGTGTACCATATGAAGAGAAAGAAAAGCTTGTCTTGGATG AAATTGGGCATAATCATTTCGATGTGCTTCCGGAAGGTTGGGTACAGGTGACACATAATAGTGGGATGCCTTTGTATTTACATAAACAGAGCAGAGTTTGTACCCTAGCGAAACCATATTTCCTTGGGCCTGGTAGCGTGAGGAAACATGAAGTGCCTGTTAGTGCAATACCTTGCCTTCAATATAAAAGAGCTCTtcacgaagaagaggaagaaagaaagaagcaaAAGGAGCGTGATCCAAATGCAGAAGTTTGTAGTCTTCCCAGTGCAAAAATCGAAACGATTCAAGAAAATCGAGCGGCTCATTCATTAGATAGTGAACAATTAAGAAATTATTGTCAATCGTTGTTTCGTTTTAAAGCTATTAAAGTAATGAGATTCCA ATCATGGTCAGCAAGAAGAAAATTTACGAAAAATAAAAAACATCGCAAGCAACTGGAGCGACCTACTTTACCCGATGGAACGAAATTAATTACATTTCCAGTAAGTAGTTCTGGTTTAGCAGGAAGTAGTGGTAGCAATACCGGAGATGATAGCAGCGGGCAAAGACCACCAAAACACTGGATAATGAATCCTTCGGGTAAAAGTTATGTCTGTATACTTCATGAATATGTGCAACACGCACTTAAAAAGCAACCAACTTATAAGTTTAAAGAATTAG AGAACGCAGCGACGCCATACTCTGCTGTCGTTTGTATAAATGACATGGAGTATGGAAGTGGTTTTGGTAGTAGCAAGAAACAAGCAAAAGCTAATGCTGCTCGCAAAACTCTCGAGATTTTAATACCTCAAATGAGAGATAAAATTTCTGGCGACAATGGTGGCGATACAGCTTCTGGTAATAACAGTCGAATGATTAAGGCATCTAGAGCGAATTCTGATGCAGATTTATCATTCTTTGATGAAATATCAATTACTGATCCACGAGTCGCAGAGTTTTGCGCGAAAACAACCGAGCCGTCACCCCATGCTATTTTAATCACTTGCCTTCAACGAAATTATGGCCTTGGTGATATGCACATTAATTACTCTGTGAATACATTAAAGCATCAGCGCAATGAATTCACAATGCGCGTTGGAAAACACGAAGCTACTGTC GTGTGTCGTAATAAGAAAGATGGTAAGCAACGAGCAGCACAAGCCATTTTGCAACTTATGCATCCTCACATTCAGTCTTGGGGTTCTTTACTAAGGCTGTACGGATCTCGTAGTGTAAAATCATTCAAAGAGAAGAAGCAACTAGAACAAGAAATTACGCTGTTACAAGGGAAAGCTGCGGTTAATCAGCCAAATCACGCTATCCTAAGTAAACTTAGGCAAGAGATGCGTAAACTGGCAGAACAAAGGCAAGCAATACAACCTATTGGTAAGTTTGTACCACCAGATTTGCCAACCGGATCCGCAGCTAACTTGAACAACGTGGATTTATAA
- the Rilpl gene encoding rab interacting lysosomal protein like isoform X3 has translation MPFCLGNYTTCNNMEEYAVVSDISVVDVYDIASEIGKECEKLIDSYGVESVTNLMPKVIHALELLENLATKNERENTTVQELQSKISQLESDKIGKAEDRQRFEKELEQIEEHWRQESRDLVEMVTRLQEENRRLSEALQESRSDSQYSSKQTFTASQEVDVAVLQHLRSMIDRQREQIRGRDKELLQKNTEIENLTAQVEKLSVVGRELKRKQRQAQMQARGLVEERADFLAQLQDQNRELINLRARLGLAKKENEDLSKLQGYPDLTNKAVYDLDDPDRPRFTTAELKEILHERNELKARVSDLEDELELYRPKSETVEDDKDAPVQGPLPYEPDDAPWKKSESGIRKLFRKSRFFKRSTRFSSEKSMHDKVDRKRVNLLV, from the exons ATGCCTTTTTGTTTGGGAAATTATACAACCTGTAATAACATGGAGGAATATGCAGTAGTATCTGACATATCAGTTGTAGATGTttatgatatcgcatctgaaattGGAAAAGAATGCGAGAAACTTATAGATTCGTATGGAGTAGAATCTGTGACTAACTTGATGCCAAAAGTGATACATGCGTTAGAATTGCTAGAAAATCTTGCGACCAAAAATGAGCGTGAAAATACCACAGTTCAAGAATTACAATCAAAGATTTCACAATTGGAAAGTGATAAAATTGGAAAAGCTGAAGATAGACAAAGATTCGAAAAG GAACTGGAACAAATTGAAGAACACTGGCGTCAAGAGTCCCGTGACCTGGTAGAAATGGTTACAAGGTTGCAAGAAGAAAATAGACGATTATCAGAAGCTCTGCAAGAATCACGTAGTGACAGTCAGTACAGCAGTAAACAAA CTTTTACAGCTAGCCAAGAAGTTGATGTAGCAGTATTGCAACATTTAAGATCTATGATAGATAGACAAAGGGAACAAATTCGAGGAAGGGACAAAGAATTGTTGCAAAAGAATACAGAAATAGAAAAT CTTACGGCACAGGTCGAAAAACTGAGCGTTGTTGGCCGAGAATTAAAGCGAAAACAGCGTCAAGCACAAATGCAAGCCCGTGGTCTGGTCGAAGAGAGAGCAGATTTCTTAGCTCAGTTGCAAGATCAAAATCGTGAATTGATAAATCTCCGAGCTCGTCTTGGTTTAgcgaaaaaagaaaacgaagacTTGAGTAAATTACAAGGTTATCCAGATTTAACGAACAAGGCTGTTTATGATTTAGATGATCCTGATAGACCAAGATTTACCACCGCTGAGTTGAAAGAAATTTTACATGAACGAAATGAATTAAAAGCTAGAGTGTCAGACTTGGAAGACGAGCTAGAGCTATATCGACCAAAATCTGAAAC GGTCGAAGATGATAAAGATGCTCCTGTGCAAGGCCCTCTTCCTTACGAACCAGATGATGCACCCTGGAAAAAGTCTGAATCTGGAATTCGTAAATT gtTTCGAAAAAGTCGTTTTTTCAAAAGATCGACTCGATTTTCTTCTGAGAAGTCGATGCACGATAAAGTTGACCGGAAAAGGGTCAATCTGTTGGTGTAA
- the Rilpl gene encoding rab interacting lysosomal protein like isoform X1 — MPFCLGNYTTCNNMEEYAVVSDISVVDVYDIASEIGKECEKLIDSYGVESVTNLMPKVIHALELLENLATKNERENTTVQELQSKISQLESDKIGKAEDRQRFEKELEQIEEHWRQESRDLVEMVTRLQEENRRLSEALQESRSDSQYSSKQTFTASQEVDVAVLQHLRSMIDRQREQIRGRDKELLQKNTEIENLTAQVEKLSVVGRELKRKQRQAQMQARGLVEERADFLAQLQDQNRELINLRARLGLAKKENEDLSKLQGYPDLTNKAVYDLDDPDRPRFTTAELKEILHERNELKARVSDLEDELELYRPKSETVEDDKDAPVQGPLPYEPDDAPWKKSESGIRKFFRKIFSESSSSFLVGSSPRRSLSSLSKMALSGNSTYDESV, encoded by the exons ATGCCTTTTTGTTTGGGAAATTATACAACCTGTAATAACATGGAGGAATATGCAGTAGTATCTGACATATCAGTTGTAGATGTttatgatatcgcatctgaaattGGAAAAGAATGCGAGAAACTTATAGATTCGTATGGAGTAGAATCTGTGACTAACTTGATGCCAAAAGTGATACATGCGTTAGAATTGCTAGAAAATCTTGCGACCAAAAATGAGCGTGAAAATACCACAGTTCAAGAATTACAATCAAAGATTTCACAATTGGAAAGTGATAAAATTGGAAAAGCTGAAGATAGACAAAGATTCGAAAAG GAACTGGAACAAATTGAAGAACACTGGCGTCAAGAGTCCCGTGACCTGGTAGAAATGGTTACAAGGTTGCAAGAAGAAAATAGACGATTATCAGAAGCTCTGCAAGAATCACGTAGTGACAGTCAGTACAGCAGTAAACAAA CTTTTACAGCTAGCCAAGAAGTTGATGTAGCAGTATTGCAACATTTAAGATCTATGATAGATAGACAAAGGGAACAAATTCGAGGAAGGGACAAAGAATTGTTGCAAAAGAATACAGAAATAGAAAAT CTTACGGCACAGGTCGAAAAACTGAGCGTTGTTGGCCGAGAATTAAAGCGAAAACAGCGTCAAGCACAAATGCAAGCCCGTGGTCTGGTCGAAGAGAGAGCAGATTTCTTAGCTCAGTTGCAAGATCAAAATCGTGAATTGATAAATCTCCGAGCTCGTCTTGGTTTAgcgaaaaaagaaaacgaagacTTGAGTAAATTACAAGGTTATCCAGATTTAACGAACAAGGCTGTTTATGATTTAGATGATCCTGATAGACCAAGATTTACCACCGCTGAGTTGAAAGAAATTTTACATGAACGAAATGAATTAAAAGCTAGAGTGTCAGACTTGGAAGACGAGCTAGAGCTATATCGACCAAAATCTGAAAC GGTCGAAGATGATAAAGATGCTCCTGTGCAAGGCCCTCTTCCTTACGAACCAGATGATGCACCCTGGAAAAAGTCTGAATCTGGAATTCGTAAATT TTTCCGGAAAATTTTCTCAGAGTCTAGCAGTAGTTTTTTAGTCGGTAGTAGTCCACGCAGAAGTCTTTCTAGTTTATCAAAAATGGCCCTCTCTGGAAACAGTACATATGACGAATCTGTGTAA
- the Rilpl gene encoding rab interacting lysosomal protein like isoform X4, which translates to MPFCLGNYTTCNNMEEYAVVSDISVVDVYDIASEIGKECEKLIDSYGVESVTNLMPKVIHALELLENLATKNERENTTVQELQSKISQLESDKIGKAEDRQRFEKELEQIEEHWRQESRDLVEMVTRLQEENRRLSEALQESRSDTSQEVDVAVLQHLRSMIDRQREQIRGRDKELLQKNTEIENLTAQVEKLSVVGRELKRKQRQAQMQARGLVEERADFLAQLQDQNRELINLRARLGLAKKENEDLSKLQGYPDLTNKAVYDLDDPDRPRFTTAELKEILHERNELKARVSDLEDELELYRPKSETVEDDKDAPVQGPLPYEPDDAPWKKSESGIRKFFRKIFSESSSSFLVGSSPRRSLSSLSKMALSGNSTYDESV; encoded by the exons ATGCCTTTTTGTTTGGGAAATTATACAACCTGTAATAACATGGAGGAATATGCAGTAGTATCTGACATATCAGTTGTAGATGTttatgatatcgcatctgaaattGGAAAAGAATGCGAGAAACTTATAGATTCGTATGGAGTAGAATCTGTGACTAACTTGATGCCAAAAGTGATACATGCGTTAGAATTGCTAGAAAATCTTGCGACCAAAAATGAGCGTGAAAATACCACAGTTCAAGAATTACAATCAAAGATTTCACAATTGGAAAGTGATAAAATTGGAAAAGCTGAAGATAGACAAAGATTCGAAAAG GAACTGGAACAAATTGAAGAACACTGGCGTCAAGAGTCCCGTGACCTGGTAGAAATGGTTACAAGGTTGCAAGAAGAAAATAGACGATTATCAGAAGCTCTGCAAGAATCACGTAGTGACA CTAGCCAAGAAGTTGATGTAGCAGTATTGCAACATTTAAGATCTATGATAGATAGACAAAGGGAACAAATTCGAGGAAGGGACAAAGAATTGTTGCAAAAGAATACAGAAATAGAAAAT CTTACGGCACAGGTCGAAAAACTGAGCGTTGTTGGCCGAGAATTAAAGCGAAAACAGCGTCAAGCACAAATGCAAGCCCGTGGTCTGGTCGAAGAGAGAGCAGATTTCTTAGCTCAGTTGCAAGATCAAAATCGTGAATTGATAAATCTCCGAGCTCGTCTTGGTTTAgcgaaaaaagaaaacgaagacTTGAGTAAATTACAAGGTTATCCAGATTTAACGAACAAGGCTGTTTATGATTTAGATGATCCTGATAGACCAAGATTTACCACCGCTGAGTTGAAAGAAATTTTACATGAACGAAATGAATTAAAAGCTAGAGTGTCAGACTTGGAAGACGAGCTAGAGCTATATCGACCAAAATCTGAAAC GGTCGAAGATGATAAAGATGCTCCTGTGCAAGGCCCTCTTCCTTACGAACCAGATGATGCACCCTGGAAAAAGTCTGAATCTGGAATTCGTAAATT TTTCCGGAAAATTTTCTCAGAGTCTAGCAGTAGTTTTTTAGTCGGTAGTAGTCCACGCAGAAGTCTTTCTAGTTTATCAAAAATGGCCCTCTCTGGAAACAGTACATATGACGAATCTGTGTAA
- the Rilpl gene encoding rab interacting lysosomal protein like isoform X2 gives MPFCLGNYTTCNNMEEYAVVSDISVVDVYDIASEIGKECEKLIDSYGVESVTNLMPKVIHALELLENLATKNERENTTVQELQSKISQLESDKIGKAEDRQRFEKELEQIEEHWRQESRDLVEMVTRLQEENRRLSEALQESRSDTFTASQEVDVAVLQHLRSMIDRQREQIRGRDKELLQKNTEIENLTAQVEKLSVVGRELKRKQRQAQMQARGLVEERADFLAQLQDQNRELINLRARLGLAKKENEDLSKLQGYPDLTNKAVYDLDDPDRPRFTTAELKEILHERNELKARVSDLEDELELYRPKSETVEDDKDAPVQGPLPYEPDDAPWKKSESGIRKFFRKIFSESSSSFLVGSSPRRSLSSLSKMALSGNSTYDESV, from the exons ATGCCTTTTTGTTTGGGAAATTATACAACCTGTAATAACATGGAGGAATATGCAGTAGTATCTGACATATCAGTTGTAGATGTttatgatatcgcatctgaaattGGAAAAGAATGCGAGAAACTTATAGATTCGTATGGAGTAGAATCTGTGACTAACTTGATGCCAAAAGTGATACATGCGTTAGAATTGCTAGAAAATCTTGCGACCAAAAATGAGCGTGAAAATACCACAGTTCAAGAATTACAATCAAAGATTTCACAATTGGAAAGTGATAAAATTGGAAAAGCTGAAGATAGACAAAGATTCGAAAAG GAACTGGAACAAATTGAAGAACACTGGCGTCAAGAGTCCCGTGACCTGGTAGAAATGGTTACAAGGTTGCAAGAAGAAAATAGACGATTATCAGAAGCTCTGCAAGAATCACGTAGTGACA CTTTTACAGCTAGCCAAGAAGTTGATGTAGCAGTATTGCAACATTTAAGATCTATGATAGATAGACAAAGGGAACAAATTCGAGGAAGGGACAAAGAATTGTTGCAAAAGAATACAGAAATAGAAAAT CTTACGGCACAGGTCGAAAAACTGAGCGTTGTTGGCCGAGAATTAAAGCGAAAACAGCGTCAAGCACAAATGCAAGCCCGTGGTCTGGTCGAAGAGAGAGCAGATTTCTTAGCTCAGTTGCAAGATCAAAATCGTGAATTGATAAATCTCCGAGCTCGTCTTGGTTTAgcgaaaaaagaaaacgaagacTTGAGTAAATTACAAGGTTATCCAGATTTAACGAACAAGGCTGTTTATGATTTAGATGATCCTGATAGACCAAGATTTACCACCGCTGAGTTGAAAGAAATTTTACATGAACGAAATGAATTAAAAGCTAGAGTGTCAGACTTGGAAGACGAGCTAGAGCTATATCGACCAAAATCTGAAAC GGTCGAAGATGATAAAGATGCTCCTGTGCAAGGCCCTCTTCCTTACGAACCAGATGATGCACCCTGGAAAAAGTCTGAATCTGGAATTCGTAAATT TTTCCGGAAAATTTTCTCAGAGTCTAGCAGTAGTTTTTTAGTCGGTAGTAGTCCACGCAGAAGTCTTTCTAGTTTATCAAAAATGGCCCTCTCTGGAAACAGTACATATGACGAATCTGTGTAA